Proteins encoded together in one Acholeplasma hippikon window:
- a CDS encoding LptM family lipoprotein, producing MKKILTLAVVMLAMLTLVACGQGTQDTLKVVEKFSAKDIGTWTGSVTSDESAFGTATYNAEGDFTVVKVGAESWGGVESPTVKLDLTKQTYVAIRIKEVNDAFKWTVKFVPDNPLEGHEWGLYVFEDNGMKWNKFVMADINAQFGQDIIDAYNGKIEGKFWIWAVGAADAQVEVLSFTIFQGELS from the coding sequence ATGAAAAAGATTTTAACTTTAGCAGTTGTTATGTTAGCGATGCTAACGTTGGTAGCTTGTGGTCAGGGGACACAAGATACATTAAAGGTAGTTGAGAAATTCTCAGCTAAGGATATTGGCACATGGACAGGATCAGTTACATCTGATGAGTCAGCATTTGGTACAGCAACTTATAATGCTGAAGGTGATTTCACTGTAGTTAAAGTTGGTGCAGAATCTTGGGGTGGAGTAGAGTCTCCTACAGTTAAACTAGATTTAACTAAACAAACTTATGTTGCAATTCGTATTAAAGAAGTAAACGATGCATTCAAATGGACAGTTAAATTTGTTCCAGACAATCCACTTGAAGGTCATGAATGGGGTTTATACGTATTTGAAGACAATGGAATGAAATGGAATAAGTTTGTCATGGCAGATATTAATGCACAATTCGGTCAAGATATTATTGATGCTTATAATGGAAAGATTGAAGGTAAATTCTGGATTTGGGCTGTTGGTGCTGCAGATGCGCAAGTAGAAGTGTTATCATTTACTATTTTCCAAGGCGAATTAAGTTAA
- a CDS encoding carbohydrate ABC transporter permease translates to MTDTVKTIKQAHFRKKLIKEVILHIFLILGSIAMLLPFMWMISTSFKTEAEIITSEMTFFPRHFFFGNYGRALETIPIFSYMWNTVVIALLKIFGEVFVSALVAFGFARFRFKGKNILFMILLATMMLPYEVTMIPTFIIWSFFGLTDNYTPLILPAYFGSASFIFFLKMYFETFPRDFEESAVIDGANYLQIFTYIFIPLAKPALITIALWSFMGTWNDLLGQLIYINDPAKYTIQLGLASFNSMTGEIIWGPLMAASFIALVPIIGILLYAQKYFVEGVKMSGIKG, encoded by the coding sequence ATGACAGATACAGTTAAAACAATTAAACAAGCGCATTTTAGAAAAAAACTTATAAAAGAAGTAATCTTGCATATTTTCTTAATCTTAGGTTCGATTGCTATGCTCCTTCCATTCATGTGGATGATTTCAACATCATTTAAAACAGAAGCAGAAATTATTACATCGGAAATGACTTTCTTCCCACGACATTTCTTTTTCGGAAATTATGGTCGTGCATTAGAAACTATACCAATCTTTAGTTACATGTGGAATACAGTTGTTATTGCATTGCTAAAAATATTTGGTGAAGTCTTTGTCTCAGCATTAGTAGCATTTGGATTTGCAAGATTTAGATTTAAAGGTAAAAATATACTTTTTATGATTTTACTTGCAACTATGATGCTTCCTTATGAAGTGACAATGATCCCAACATTCATTATTTGGTCATTTTTTGGTTTAACTGACAACTATACACCACTGATTCTTCCTGCATATTTCGGAAGTGCTTCATTCATATTCTTCTTAAAAATGTATTTTGAAACTTTCCCGAGAGATTTCGAAGAATCAGCGGTGATAGATGGCGCAAACTATCTTCAAATCTTTACTTACATTTTTATTCCACTAGCAAAACCCGCATTAATTACCATCGCGTTATGGTCATTTATGGGAACGTGGAACGACTTGCTTGGTCAATTAATTTATATTAATGACCCAGCCAAGTATACGATTCAATTAGGATTGGCTTCATTCAACTCTATGACCGGTGAGATCATTTGGGGTCCGCTAATGGCAGCAAGTTTCATTGCCTTAGTTCCGATCATAGGCATCCTATTATACGCTCAAAAGTACTTTGTTGAGGGCGTTAAAATGTCTGGTATCAAAGGTTAA
- a CDS encoding carbohydrate ABC transporter permease has product MKNKERVGFYFVLPWFIGLILFTLFPMIAAIFIGFTDWSIVGTNINWVGLQNYREIFSADQFWHSLWITFRFAIISIPLVVFTSFVISVMLSKNIRAVGIYRILYYMPAIVSGVAVSIVFRWILDPNNGLINLALSWIGIKGPNWLYDPEWVLPSYLIMAIWGAGGGILTYLSALKDVPASLYESAEIDGATQLQKTWYITLPMMTPIIFYNLIIGIISSFRKFTDAFILGGAGGEGEFYMVYLYEQAFNHYNMGYATALAWVLFIIIMFFTVIVNITRKYWVHTN; this is encoded by the coding sequence ATGAAAAATAAAGAACGAGTTGGTTTTTACTTTGTATTACCGTGGTTTATTGGATTAATTCTATTTACTTTATTTCCAATGATTGCGGCAATATTCATTGGATTTACCGACTGGTCGATTGTAGGTACTAACATTAATTGGGTTGGACTCCAAAATTACAGAGAGATATTTTCAGCAGATCAATTTTGGCACTCTTTATGGATTACATTTAGGTTTGCGATTATTTCCATTCCACTTGTCGTCTTTACATCATTTGTTATTTCTGTAATGTTAAGTAAAAACATTAGAGCAGTTGGAATTTATCGAATTTTATACTATATGCCTGCAATTGTTTCAGGGGTTGCAGTTTCGATTGTATTTAGATGGATTTTAGATCCGAATAATGGACTGATTAATTTAGCTTTATCCTGGATTGGTATTAAAGGTCCAAACTGGTTATATGATCCAGAATGGGTTTTACCATCCTACCTAATTATGGCAATTTGGGGTGCTGGAGGAGGTATTCTAACTTACTTATCAGCATTAAAAGATGTGCCTGCATCATTATATGAATCAGCAGAAATTGATGGGGCAACTCAACTACAGAAGACATGGTATATTACATTACCAATGATGACACCAATTATTTTCTATAACCTAATCATTGGTATTATTTCATCATTTAGAAAGTTTACAGATGCGTTTATTTTAGGTGGAGCTGGTGGTGAGGGTGAGTTCTATATGGTTTATTTATATGAACAAGCATTTAACCACTATAACATGGGATATGCAACTGCGCTTGCATGGGTATTATTTATCATCATTATGTTCTTTACAGTTATCGTGAATATTACACGTAAATACTGGGTACATACGAATTAA
- a CDS encoding extracellular solute-binding protein: protein MKKLMALILVFFGSIVLISCQNSKPSNEFTIATWAAGTELAEFNAIVKQVNEEAEGKYVIKVQSIPSDYYIKLSTQIAARKAPEFFWLTQELIAKYAHLGAITDLTPYLDKSENLTVDDYYEGVIKSAYFKEKYWGLPWIANPFIVYYNKTMFEALEVTPPSATDDWTWDDFIAVSRQIAGKQYRNKSVFATVIEGNPNIETFIWSGGGDILADDGKTVILDSVGTKRGVGNLVTLFRENLIPRYNSISYARNVYFERQEVAMYMGGIQDDFERKISLMPENDKFELGYAPIPSDPTGQSNPFDWTASTVMSQSVKDKDLAYEALEALTLAFFRWKIAPPIKGTIENIPLIAPDKEAALPTIQHALEHARSAKYTEVWTEISDLYLWRGLYLPILQNPDVDYEDLIDKAAAGMRNKIGT, encoded by the coding sequence ATGAAAAAACTCATGGCACTTATATTAGTCTTTTTTGGAAGTATTGTTTTGATATCATGTCAAAACAGTAAACCTTCGAATGAGTTTACAATTGCAACTTGGGCAGCTGGAACTGAGCTAGCTGAGTTTAATGCAATTGTTAAACAAGTGAATGAGGAAGCGGAGGGGAAGTATGTTATAAAAGTACAATCAATCCCATCTGATTACTACATCAAGTTATCAACACAAATTGCAGCAAGAAAAGCACCTGAATTTTTCTGGTTAACTCAAGAATTAATTGCTAAGTATGCGCATCTAGGTGCTATAACGGATTTAACGCCTTATCTAGATAAAAGTGAAAACTTAACAGTTGATGATTATTATGAGGGTGTTATTAAAAGTGCATATTTCAAGGAAAAATATTGGGGACTTCCTTGGATTGCAAATCCATTTATTGTGTACTATAACAAGACAATGTTTGAGGCACTAGAGGTTACACCTCCAAGTGCGACTGATGATTGGACTTGGGATGATTTTATTGCGGTTTCTCGTCAAATAGCTGGTAAGCAATATCGAAATAAAAGTGTGTTTGCAACAGTTATAGAAGGAAATCCAAATATTGAAACGTTTATCTGGAGTGGTGGAGGAGATATCCTTGCAGATGACGGTAAAACTGTGATTTTAGATTCTGTAGGAACAAAACGTGGGGTTGGTAATTTAGTTACGCTCTTTAGAGAAAATTTAATTCCTAGATATAATTCAATCTCATATGCTAGAAATGTTTACTTTGAAAGACAAGAAGTTGCAATGTATATGGGAGGTATTCAAGATGATTTTGAAAGAAAAATATCATTAATGCCTGAAAATGATAAGTTTGAATTAGGATACGCTCCAATTCCTTCAGATCCAACTGGTCAATCAAATCCATTCGACTGGACTGCATCAACTGTAATGAGTCAATCTGTAAAAGATAAAGATTTAGCATATGAGGCATTAGAAGCTTTAACGCTAGCATTCTTTAGATGGAAGATTGCACCTCCAATAAAAGGAACAATTGAAAATATACCTTTGATTGCACCTGATAAAGAAGCAGCATTACCAACAATTCAACATGCATTAGAACATGCTAGATCAGCGAAATACACAGAAGTATGGACTGAAATATCTGATTTATATTTATGGCGTGGGTTATATTTACCAATTTTACAAAATCCTGATGTTGACTATGAAGATTTAATTGATAAAGCAGCAGCTGGAATGCGTAACAAAATTGGAACTTAG
- a CDS encoding integrase core domain-containing protein codes for MNIESLCLYMSVSRSGYYKWVKRKGIINRYQANRLWLIEEIKETYVKHKIWGYKHRASYIRNKTNRYFSDLLCHKCCKLLGIRSKARIKRHKAGKEHEIYPNLLHDFDASRPFEKVCTDTTILTHKSGKYDWNLYIDLFDNTIIAYDIRRSNYGLSPINHYNAAKNFIDEKEKRGYMNLDTIVHSDQGAIYTSRGFNSLFNHTIKRSMSRIATPTDNPIVESLNGWIKDELKYEYDFYHSDKPLEIIKKYVAYFNNERLAYSLKYKTPIQYRTELGFR; via the coding sequence ATGAATATTGAAAGCTTATGTCTATATATGAGTGTATCGCGTTCTGGATATTATAAATGGGTAAAAAGAAAAGGTATCATAAACAGATACCAAGCAAATAGATTATGGTTAATAGAAGAAATTAAAGAAACTTATGTTAAACATAAGATATGGGGATATAAACATAGAGCATCGTATATTAGAAATAAAACAAATCGATACTTTTCAGATCTTTTATGTCATAAGTGTTGTAAGTTATTAGGTATTCGTTCAAAAGCAAGAATAAAGCGACACAAGGCTGGAAAAGAACATGAGATTTATCCAAATTTACTACATGACTTTGATGCAAGTCGTCCATTTGAGAAAGTATGTACAGATACAACAATACTCACTCATAAAAGTGGTAAATATGACTGGAATCTATATATTGATTTATTCGATAATACAATTATAGCCTACGATATAAGACGCAGTAATTATGGTTTAAGTCCAATAAATCATTATAATGCTGCAAAAAACTTTATAGATGAAAAAGAAAAAAGAGGATATATGAACCTTGACACGATTGTGCACTCTGATCAAGGAGCAATATATACCTCAAGAGGCTTCAACTCTTTATTTAATCATACCATAAAAAGATCAATGTCGAGAATAGCAACCCCTACAGATAATCCAATTGTTGAATCACTTAATGGTTGGATTAAAGACGAACTTAAATATGAGTATGATTTTTATCATAGTGATAAACCATTAGAAATTATTAAAAAGTATGTAGCATATTTTAATAATGAAAGACTCGCATACTCATTAAAATATAAAACCCCAATACAGTATAGAACTGAATTAGGGTTTAGATAA
- a CDS encoding helix-turn-helix domain-containing protein — MGRPKGVKNKTESRYWSKEAKYEYVKLVLSGEYSAIELGRKNNVSYGMISNWIRKYNEGGIEALENKRKPGNPLTKFSRKKKLSELEQLQYENMKLRIENERLKKGYTTEEVMEIKLKRQSKVNTKS; from the coding sequence ATGGGAAGACCTAAAGGTGTTAAGAATAAAACTGAATCACGTTACTGGAGTAAAGAAGCAAAATATGAATATGTTAAGCTGGTTCTATCGGGTGAATATAGTGCCATAGAACTAGGAAGAAAAAATAATGTATCTTATGGAATGATATCAAACTGGATTAGAAAATATAATGAAGGTGGAATAGAGGCATTAGAGAATAAAAGAAAACCAGGAAATCCACTAACTAAATTCAGTCGTAAGAAAAAACTCTCAGAATTAGAACAACTTCAATATGAAAATATGAAATTAAGAATAGAGAATGAACGTTTAAAAAAAGGATACACAACCGAGGAGGTGATGGAAATAAAATTAAAAAGACAATCCAAAGTGAATACGAAATCATAG